Below is a window of Neospora caninum Liverpool complete genome, chromosome Ib DNA.
GCACCGCCATGAAGACGCAAAGGGAGGGACGTGCGCATgcgtggaagagaagaagcgaaagcagagaagaaaaggaaaggagggagtaacggaaggagagaagaacaaaagCGGAGAGATAGGAGTgggggggggaaagaggcaCGGAGAATGGGTAAGAAGATTCAGGACACCACCTCGCTgtcgaaagagaggggagagaaaaggaccaGCATGACGCGGAACGAAGAACTCTCCCCAttggagcgagagagactggggacagaagggagaggccggGAGACCTCAGACGACAGAAGATAGGAGGAGAAATAGCACGTACAGGACAGGAGAGCGTGGATGTAAAACACGCGCCACGAgacctctcttctttcggcaGCGCATCGCCGAACTCACCTCGCATTTTTGCGAGGAGTCGCTTTCCATTTTGTGTGTgatgggggggggggggggggaaaggaagcagcTACGACCtacaaagagggagaggaagaagacacgggaCATACGgcggcgttttcctctccactgtTTGCAGCCCGCAGCAGGGCCCGCAGAAAAGTTGGGAAGCGACGAAGCGTGGACACCTTGGACGGGAAAGTGAGGGGGAAGCCAGGAGGCGGCCACAgcgtggaagacgagagagaccacCAAGAGTGAacggacgagacagaagggagatgGGCGAAGATGCGAACACGAGGGCTGGAGAAGAGCGTCTCAGAcgcggcggggaagagagcccgagaagcgagaaacaggagagaaagatcTGTTCAACAAACAACGTACACGCTGAGGAAAGAGGCGTCGCTGCACCCCGGGCGCGGCGACGtaggtgtacgtacacccgacTCCGGCCCCGCGGCAGGCAGCCCGAGCCGGGAGCCCTCGGAGAACCGGGCGAAAGTTCTAGAACGTGCGTTTCTCAGGTGAACAAAAAGCAACCAGAGTGACACAGTCACCGTCACGGCGACGCACTTCGAGGAAGCAGTTCTTTCTGCTTTTCGCGCGAAGAAACGACAGGAAAACGAACACGACGACGGCGCCGAGAGGCAGCTGAACACACACCGGAGAACAGCGGTTGAGCCTTGCGCCGTTCAAGCAGGGCGCTACTCATGTTTCCTTCggcaagagaggaacgaaggCTCACCTTTCTTTGTTCTGGCTTCTGCTTTGGCTTACCAGCTGCGTCTTCGGGCCAACTCTTCTCCAGACGGCGATCGAGCGCTGGGAGCACACAGCCGTGTGCGCGCGCcaaaagcggagacgcagctAGAGgcaaggaaagggaaaaaacacacaccgCAAGAAGACACTCGCGTCCTGCTTCCAAACTGTTTGGTTCCCGTTGTTGCCAAAGCCTAGAGAAAACGGTGAGAAGCGAGCCccgacgagaaggcggcggcgtTTCTTGCTGAGATCCGGAACAGGGCCCTTTTTTGCGCGGCCGCGGGACATAGGCTTTCTACACAAAATAGAGGGACGGAGCCGAAAAGAGTGTCTTCGTGAGACAGTTTTTGTCCATTTCAGACCCCGCGACTACcacagggaggagagaactCGCCTTGTGCGTCTcgctgagaaaaaagaaacagcgTGCAACGAAAAAGACACCAGCAagcaggcgcatgcaccctgGACGAACATCAAAACTACAtataggtgtatgtacatctGTATCACAAACGTATATTTGTAGGTAGCTGTAGGTTTTTTGAGGACTAGCAATGCATGCGTTCTCAAGGCATAAGCATTTCTGTGTGTTGCGTCCCCAGGGATCGCGGCAATGAGGTCGGAGAGAGCCTCCTTCGtcgcgagcgagacagggtGGCCAGGCGCGCCTGAGACAAACAGACTGGTACACCCTTGCCTACCGGattttcgcctttttttgtgGAAGCTCCAGAGACACTTCAGGCAACTTACAGCTTCTCCACACGGTGCTTCCGACCGCgtttccacttctctctttACCAATCTTTCTAAACTGGTACACTCTGCATCTCAACGATCCAAAACTACACGTGATCGACGCAACCGAGGCCGCCTTGTTCTGTCTTTATCTATTGATGTGCCGATATCTAGCTAGACCTCGGTCTACCTTATTCTTCAGCAAGCGGTTTGTCTCGGCAATTGAACAAACTCCACGGTTTACACAAGAGAGCACAGACAGGCGGCCTCCGTCCCGAAGACGGCGCTCTAGCCATTCCGTTCCTGGACTGTGGtgttcagagagagaggaaccgaGACAGCGGTGGTAACTCGCAACTGGTTTCCTCGTCCTgagcacgcgagagagccaACTCACGAATCCGACACTTCTTTCACAGGCCTCGACTGCAAAAAACAGCGACGAGCTTGAGATCGCCGGCGTAGAGAGCCCAGAGTGCCGTGCCCGCGAAAAACCAGGCCACACCCTTTCCGAGCTGCCTATCTCCCGGCGGAGTCCTGTGTCCTGGCGTGAGGCGCGAGATCTCAgggcctcgcccttctctctgcggcgctcagtctctcgtcctcttcgtgtgtgcttttcccgtcgctgtctccgcctcagAGGAGGTGCATGCTGgctcttttctgctctccATTCACCTTCCGTAGACGTGGGGCAGCGAGAAagccagaaaagagagaaaaagtagggagaggaaaaaagagataATACGACAGAGActagagaaaagagagcatACGACAGAGActagagaaaagagagcatACGACAGAGActagagaaaagagagaataCGAGAGAGACTAGTGAAAAGAGGAAATAAGGGAGGGActacagaaaagagagaataAGGAAGGGACTAtagaaaaggagagaggacgagggagggactagagaaaagaggaaaaagagagaggagactgagaaaaggagagaggacgagggagaagaggaaagggtCAAAAGGGTGCTtgctgcgtctcgtctcgtTTGCGGATCGCAAAAATTCAAATTCCAAACCAAAAAGGGGCAAAACAGAtgttcgctttctctcttctctcttttccctctctggtTATGTGTGGCCTTGCGTCGTTTCTTCACTTagtcctgtttcttcccggcccttgtctctctctcttccctgtttctctccccccgTCTTTCATgccccttccctctctcttcttcggtgcTCTCCCCCCACCTCCATTTCCCGTAGCTGCTTTCCTGCCTGtgttcgtcgcctctgcgcctccccgtCTCCAATCTGTCTCCTGGGCCCTTTCAGCTTTTCGCTGCCTCAGCCAAGCTGGCGTGTTAGCCCGGCtacgtttcctcttttcatCGGCCATGTGCCACGCGCGTTTCTGCTacccggtgtctcctcttctgcacctgtctcgcctttctcctctgtctcctgtctccctttctgtctccactcAGGCGCGTCCCCCctttcgccctcttcccccCCACCTTCTTCACCCCTTCTTgggcttcctcgtctcttctgtctcctgtcaATTCCTCAGTGTCCCGGCGACCggtcgtttctcttttctatCCACGCACATCCTCGCGACTGtatctccttttcgcctcggcATTCTCGCCGAGCTGCTCTCCCCGAGGCTCTCGGCTCCGCGCTTCCACGACGGCCAGCTGTTGCCACAAGAGCGTGCAGAACGCGTCTGACTCGAGCACCCGCTGCAGAGCCTCAGCCAGCATACTCCGAGAGACAAGCAACTGCTCACCGTCCTCGGGCCGCGAAAGAGACACTTCCCGCGCCCCACAGaccgccgctgcagccgctgggTAGGCCGGGGCGCGCGGGGGTCTTCGCGGGTTCTCGCCCTGGGCAGGcaaggcagcgagaggaggctgTGAAGCTTCCACAAAGGgccgctggagaggcgccgcgaggagcggcgaggaagacgcgagagaagacgcgtcgcCGACGGGGACCAAGCGGCCCGAAGGCAGCAACGGAGCCCCCGGCGCGGGGACACCCAAGAGACCCGCCCCCGACGGGCCCAAGAGGcccgcagaggagacagggcccCGCGCCTGGGCCGCGCGGCCCTCGCCCCCCACAgggactgtctccgcggggCGGTGGGCGTCCCGACTGTCCCCTGCGGACCGCTGCAGAGCAAAGGAAAACAacgcaagagaggagagagatgagagagacgagaggggcgagagaaagccagaTGTGCAGCGGTCAGAACGCAAGGAAACGGACGAGAAAACCGGGGACACGTGTCGCGTCGAAACGTGTGTGCGAGAACAAGCACGAAAACGCACTGAGggaccgcgagaagaaatgaAAACAGCGAGAGTCCTGAGAGGGCGACCGACTGAGAGCGAAAGACCCCCTGCTGAACAGAGACAACCTTCCCactcgtctcctctccaccctAGCTGCGTAGCATGCATACTGCAAAGATTTTGAGCCCTCACCTTCAACATGTCtacgagggagacggcgcctgCGGGGTTCGCTGCGGGCGCGTCAGCCACACCGAAaggctctcgctcgcgtggggaccgaggagacaggccgcCTCTCGAGTGGGGTTTCTCTTGGGCGACGCTTCccgggaaggagacacctgtctccgtccccccGGCGCCAGCTACGGGTCGCTTGAGCAGTGAGAGAATTGACAAGCTCGTGTTCTTCCCTTTGTTCTCCTCCAGCTCCTCGGCCCCAGAGAGGTGCGTGTCTCCGGGGCGCAACGGGCCCATGAGCGAGGCTGTGGAGcccagagggagaagcggcgacggcCCCGACGGGCCCTCGCACGGCGCCGCGGGCGCAATGCCGAGAAGGGACATAATGCTCTGGTTACACCCAcaaacacacgcacacagcgAAAAAGAGCTGGGCCTTGCGCCTTTCATGAGAAAACGCCGAGCCACAGACTCGCAAGTTCTTACACTCCTCAACGGCACTCTGACACCAGCATCACGCatgcctacatatatatatatatatatatatatatatacatacatacatacatacatagtTTGGACGAAcatatatttgcatataGGCATACGTATATAGTTATGCAGACGTAGTTCCTTCGAGCCGGTGATTAtctacatatctatataaaTACACAtccacacatgcatacatctGTATGGATGTCTGTATACTTATTTTTTAATCGGATGCCGTATGCAACGAATCGCGAGACAGTGTGCGCTTGCAAGCGCCAAActcgaaaggagacgaacgaaTTCGAGACGGCCAGCCGGATTCATGTCTTGTGAAAAAAGATGAGCGGAGACttgtgcgtctcttcttcgaggcTCTCTCACCTGCCCTGGCGCGGGCCCCGAGGCATCTGCAGCCTGCCGCTCTCCACAGGCGGCGCCGTCCCTGCCTCCGGAGGTAGGGGACGGTGTGGGGTGCGTGGGGCCTCCAGCCCCCGTTTTCTGGGCCCCCGCGCCCCCTGGGTTCCCGCCTCCCGGCTGGGCTCCACGCAGCAGCGCGAGGAGGTGGACGCCGGCGCTGTTCGAGCCCGAGGAGACATCGGAAACACCGGCGCGAGTCTGCGGCGCGATGTCCGCGCTGGGTGCCCCGACTGCAGGCGAGCGAGTCGTCACGCATGCGTCGATGATTTGCTGGAGGGTGCGCTGAACAGAGAGTCTCTGGTTGTCGTCGTACACCCAGATGGCGTGGATTCGCTGCTGTCCCTGAGACGCGAGGCACACAAATGCGAGGGAACTACGAGGAAGTGAGGCAACACaacaaaggaagagaaaagaaagagaagaagagagagacgaggacgaggcagagcaccagaggagagaacgagaaaaaaaagaagcgagaaaagaggcggaagaagaccgcACGCCGGCACGTCCAACGAGAGAAGATCGACGGCAACTCAGCTGGAACGAAAGCAAGGAACCGTAGCATGTGGTTTCTTGTAAATGGAGCTACGAAGTCGAGACGCaggcctcttttttctgcacgCGTCGTCTCTTGGTTTTCGCTGCGGTGtccgaaggcgcgcgagggcCAACTCTGGAAGGCACAGGCGTCTcgtgtcgcttctttcttcaaaAACCCTCCGGCACACAGATTTCCACCCTGTGCCGCGTCGCCCCAGGGCATTTTTCTGCATCTTCACAAGAACACACGGAGCTGTGGAGTCACACTGCACGGCTGTTGCACATCCTGTCCATCGGCTGAACAcatttcctctccctcttccgtttctcctctttgtctctgtgccttgttttcctctctccgtgctTACTGTTGTCGGACAAGTCACTCTGTAGAAGAGgtggtttttctctccctccatTTCGAACGTTTCGTCGATGTCTTCGAGGAGGactccggtgtctctttggTTCAGGACGAAGAGTCTCCacttgctttctttctttctgtctgaGCGGGCCTTCTcgacgtctctctctaccACGTGGAGGCCGCCCTGGATGTGTGCGCGGTCCCACTTCCGGGTGGAGGGGCAGAGCGCGTAGACGCTCACGAAGGACGCTTGGCAGATGATTTTCCGAATTTTCGCGTCGTGCCTCTGAAGACACCGCAGGGAGATTTCGTCGCGCGCACGCGCCACAGACGACGGCACCGGCGGCGTGCTCGCCGTGGGggaagcgtctccgcgtcccATGTTGGAGAGGcccgaagagaagggagagaagacgagagggaaagagaacaggggagagaagaagggaggaagggagacacgaaagGGCCGgtagaagagagagacaaagagaggcgaaaaagaggagaggacaaagagaccggcagagaacaggagaggaagagagaggaagagagaggaagagaagacgagacaaagaagagagaagagacaaacgcacaaacgaaaacaaagaagaggggagactgccaagagaggtgaagaagggGGGAGGGAAGAACTGCACCAAGTGGCCAAAGCGGGACAACtgggaagagcagagacaaacgaacGAGACCGAGAGATAACGGATagacgcgagacaggcacgcgagagactgaAACGAGGAACCTGTGACGCCTAATCGACGGTGCGTGCGagtggaaagggaaaaaTTCGGAACTCAAGACGAAgtgaaagacgaaagaggagacgaaagcaaGACGGGAAAACTCAAGGCACGGTGGGAAACCCAACAGGCGCGGCAGGCCTCAACAGGAGGACTAACGCGAGCATGGCCTTTCaacaagcagagagagagaagaacaaaaagacacgaccgaaaaagcgagagagaagaaagggcgACAAAGagcaaaggaaagagaaagtcCGAGAgactcggcgtctctctcgccgaaCACATGCACGGCCGGCGGGCCCCGGGGATTGAGGGGAGAAGCAGGAacgaagcggaaagaaaagaggggaagagacagcttGTTTCGCGAAGACACactctggagaggcgcggagacgaacagaAGGGTAGAATTCCTGAGAAGCACAGACTGTCGGGTTTTTCATGTCGGCCTCCCCGGAGCGCAGATGCCGGTGGCGTCTTGCTTTCGCCGAAATccaagtggagagaaggcggagccTTTCGCAGTTGCCTTtaaagaaaagaagacccGCGAGGGGGAAGCAAGAGACACAGTCAAAAAGCCGAGGTATCCGAAAAGTGAGAAATATGCGAGAGCGCTGTGCAGACGAACGCCTCATTGTCTTGGCGTGGTGTAGCACACGGCTCAACAGCTGGGGCGCGCTCCGTCTGCTTTGTCCAGAGACTCTGCATTTTCCAAAAAAACTGTGTCCCGCACGCTGTGAACACCCCCgtggcgtgtgtgtctcaggttttgcagaaaaaagggtTCTCCATTCTCAACGAAGCGCCACAgcctctcttgttctctcgctttctgctgtcATTTTCCcttgctgcgcatgcagtgacTCCGATAATTTTAGGGcgtcgaaagagagagagcgccgaGAGCGTGCGGGAAACACCCAAGGAACGAGAGCTTGCCGAAAatcgaggaaaacgcgtggaAAAAACTGATCCAGTTCTTTTCTGctgaaaaaaaggaaaagacgtCTCTTTGTCTGGAGGGGACTTGCCGTCAGACAACGCCAGACACCTGAAGGGACGCGACGgactgctctctctgcttattctcccttttcttcttctccttctttttctccttgctATTTTGTTTGCGGCTGCGGAGCGCAAGGACGAACAGCGAGGCGACAGTACGCAACCTCCAGttgccgcttccttctctggggATCGCGCATTGCGGATCAAAACTTTCCGGTCTACACAAAAGGAACAGCTGaacgtctctcccttcctgtTTTGATCCTCCAttgtcccctctcttcgcctaTTTGTTTACAGACCCTAGCTGCTGTCTTAgtcgccctctcctttctccgttgCCCCTTTTCCACAACTCGTTTCGCGGCTTCAGCTgttgttctttctctgtctcctttcttcgtctcctttctctgtctcctttctccgtcacctttctcctcttgtcGCAAGAACGCTCACGCGACCGACCCGCACGAGATCGCAACGATGGCGACGCCTGCTCTCCCTCCTAACGGTACgtgttctttcctcgcgcagttctgtgcatgcatcttttcccgtctctgcgtcccCGTGGAACAGCGGAATGCCTGGACTTTTGGGTCTCTCATCTCTCCACAAAGATGCAGGCCTTCCGGTCTTATGGTCGGATGGCTATACCTGGAGATAGCTGAAGCCTGCATCTGGTGAACACACAGCGGCTCTgtaaaaacagaaaaaagcaaagatgTGTGCTACAGCGACGTGCAGCGACCGAGGCCATATCCGGCCaaacatgcacacatgcatctatagtcatatatatacatatatatatatatatacatatgtatacgtataagtgtatgtatgtgtatattgAGATTTGTAGATGAGGGCGTATGGTTAGCGTCTGTGACGTGTTTCTGCAGTttgtggaagagagaggcaagcggAGTGTGTGTAGGAAAGCAACGCTGAAAATGGGTGATGTGAAAAGACAGTTTTATCacgtgccttctctcgtttcgtcATGCTGCCTTTCACCGCGTATCTCTTTCCTTTGCCCTaccctttcttcttccgcggtTGTTCTCCtggcctcgttctctcccctttgcttttccttcctcttctttgaCTTGCTAAACCCTCGCTCGGGGTgcatcttttctcttcttcctctcttcttttctccgtgcAGATCCTCGGGACTTCCAGAACATCGTGGCGTACGTACAGCCGCCGCCGAAGGAGCCGGAGGCAGAAGGAGTGACGTTCCTCTGCATGCCGCTGGTGTTGGGTGCGGTCGTGTTTCAGCTCCACTTTCTTTTCTACGTCTGTTTCTTGCTCATCTTCTCGAGCTGGGTCTCAGCCAAGTACGGCGAATTCAATTTCCAACAGTACTCCTCAGTCATCATGATGTGTGTCATGGGTTTCACGATGCCCCTTCTCCAGCAGGCGAGCAGGCCGCggcctgcctctccgccgccagCGGCTGCCTCCTGAGAGTGTAAACATGCAGAAACCTTCAAACTCTGCGATTTTCCCTCTGCGatttctcctctgcgcctttcccgcAACGTCTCGCGCTGCTACATATCAATGTCTGCTCGTCCTTCGCACGCTGCCGGCTCTTCCtgcggagagacactcgacaGACCGTCTTCGTTTGTACAGATACACataaacacacacacacaaacaacGTACATGAAACCATACATAGATTTATACGTACATGCATTTCAATGCACCATAACAGGCACCATGCCCACACAAatgtggatatatatatatatatatatatatggatatgttAAAAACTGCATGTGAGAGATGAATCCCGGTAGGAGATGGGTGCATGTTtgcacgtggagagagacagcgagccagcgaaaaacgaggtaaagaagagagcagggCCGAGTCGTGGGAGAGACGGCCGCACTTTTTCTGTTCGAGTGTAAAGAACGGAAAGGGTAAAGATAAAAAGTGAGAAAAATAGAGAGTGCGGTCTTCCACGTTTTAAAGCAGCCTGAGAAAATGTTGGCAGTGGGGGATTTCTTTGCCCCtccgaagaaaaaaggcgatcTCCCCGAGTCTCGCGTCGCGACAGGCACCACTCTCAGACATTTACAGATTTTAGGGAAAAAAGCTCAACAGCGAAAACGTGCCGCAGGCTCTGGACACACGAACAAGCATACtacctctccctctctccttgaTCTAGATTCTTTTTCGGTTCCTGTTCAGTCGCTCCTTTTCATTTTCTTGCCCTCTTCCTAACTCGTTTCACTTTTTGCGTGCACCTGGCTCTAGCGCGCTCGCTTTCCCCTCGTGGCTCCACTCCTCGCCGCCCATTCTCTGTGCCGCACTGTCTGGGGCCTTCGCTGTCATTCCTCTTTCTCACTCtcgttcctctttcttctgctctcggTTTCATTCTGCCGAGACTCCGCGTGCCGGCCACGCAGCGCACAACCGAGAACGCGGTGACTGGGGGAAAAGCTCCATACACGACGCGGAAAtctatacacatgcatatataaatatataaatgtgCAAGTATGTCAACAAGTTgttatatatgtatatctctCTATAGATATGCGTATATTTATTTGCTAATTTGTTGACTGGATTCGACTGCCAGCGTGACTCGCtcgacgtgtgtgtgtgtgtctttgttttGATTTCAATTTTAAGTGGAGGGGAGCGAAGC
It encodes the following:
- a CDS encoding putative mRNA decapping enzyme; translation: MGRGDASPTASTPPVPSSVARARDEISLRCLQRHDAKIRKIICQASFVSVYALCPSTRKWDRAHIQGGLHVVERDVEKARSDRKKESKWRLFVLNQRDTGVLLEDIDETFEMEGEKNHLFYRVTCPTTGQQRIHAIWVYDDNQRLSVQRTLQQIIDACVTTRSPAVGAPSADIAPQTRAGVSDVSSGSNSAGVHLLALLRGAQPGGGNPGGAGAQKTGAGGPTHPTPSPTSGGRDGAACGERQAADASGPAPGQSIMSLLGIAPAAPCEGPSGPSPLLPLGSTASLMGPLRPGDTHLSGAEELEENKGKNTSLSILSLLKRPVAGAGGTETGVSFPGSVAQEKPHSRGGLSPRSPREREPFGVADAPAANPAGAVSLVDMLKRSAGDSRDAHRPAETVPVGGEGRAAQARGPVSSAGLLGPSGAGLLGVPAPGAPLLPSGRLVPVGDASSLASSSPLLAAPLQRPFVEASQPPLAALPAQGENPRRPPRAPAYPAAAAAVCGAREVSLSRPEDGEQLLVSRSMLAEALQRVLESDAFCTLLWQQLAVVEARSREPRGEQLGENAEAKRRYSREDVRG